One segment of Leptospirillum ferrooxidans C2-3 DNA contains the following:
- a CDS encoding methyl-accepting chemotaxis protein codes for MAPRNTDKSLSLTQENADSVVNSLGESMTNMAFLRNYITQFEEVKSLNDANISALASVLEEYQEKVDTEEIVSEGKAVLENLHKFRNVLGNISGIGREIKEISTQVNLLSINAAIEAAHAKEAGRGFAVVAEEIKKLSDRTRKSVEEIDRTIGSIRLELQTVTENMTALNGRMGDIQEFGEMIEKQIHKMKESMGGSILKRLIDIAVKRQESIFTSFKTVIKKLSGSA; via the coding sequence ATGGCTCCACGAAATACTGACAAATCACTCAGCCTTACCCAGGAAAATGCCGATTCCGTAGTGAACTCCTTGGGTGAATCCATGACAAACATGGCTTTTTTGAGGAACTATATTACACAGTTCGAAGAGGTCAAGAGTCTCAACGACGCCAACATTTCGGCTCTTGCCTCCGTTCTTGAAGAGTATCAGGAAAAGGTCGATACGGAAGAGATCGTCTCTGAAGGGAAAGCGGTTCTGGAAAACCTTCACAAATTCCGGAACGTGCTGGGGAACATTTCAGGAATCGGTCGGGAGATCAAGGAAATCTCCACACAGGTGAATCTCTTGTCGATCAATGCTGCCATTGAGGCTGCCCATGCAAAGGAAGCCGGGCGGGGTTTTGCGGTCGTCGCTGAAGAAATCAAGAAGCTTTCCGACAGGACACGAAAATCTGTTGAGGAAATCGACCGGACCATAGGCTCCATTCGTCTCGAACTTCAGACCGTAACAGAAAACATGACCGCCTTAAATGGGAGAATGGGAGACATCCAGGAGTTTGGAGAGATGATCGAGAAGCAGATTCATAAAATGAAGGAGTCGATGGGAGGATCCATCCTGAAGCGACTGATCGACATTGCAGTCAAACGACAGGAATCCATCTTCACATCATTTAAGACCGTGATCAAAAAACTCTCCGGGAGCGCCTGA
- a CDS encoding NAD(P)H-dependent glycerol-3-phosphate dehydrogenase — protein sequence MGNEPLFLGKPVRPLVLGGGSWGTALAFHLASKGLPVTLWVRDETLCAMISSDRENRVYLPGAIFPKSLDVTSNIEKSLSEASFIVLAIPCQGVRETMKTLSSLGAPRLPIVSGTKGIEQKSLRMVSEIVSECYLSDPDQYAVLSGPSFAKEVVRNSPTAVVVASRSQVMAKETQSLFNTNYFKVYTRADVKGLEICGALKNVIALAAGISDGMGLGANSRAALLTRGLAEMTRLGVALGANATTFSGLGGVGDLYLTATGEQSRNRTVGVRLGRGEKLEDILRDLGQVAEGVTTAQSAHMLALGHGVDLPVTRAVYRLLYEEASLVEVLRDVMDRPMKDEEEF from the coding sequence ATGGGGAATGAACCTTTGTTTCTTGGTAAACCCGTGAGGCCTTTGGTACTGGGCGGTGGTTCATGGGGGACGGCCCTTGCGTTCCACCTGGCATCAAAGGGGTTGCCGGTTACCTTGTGGGTCAGGGACGAGACGTTGTGTGCAATGATTTCTTCAGACAGGGAGAACCGGGTCTATCTTCCCGGGGCCATTTTCCCCAAGAGTCTGGACGTCACTTCAAACATCGAGAAATCACTCAGCGAGGCAAGTTTTATCGTGTTGGCCATCCCTTGCCAGGGTGTCCGGGAGACGATGAAAACCCTTTCGTCTCTGGGGGCTCCCCGGTTACCCATTGTCAGCGGCACAAAGGGAATTGAGCAGAAATCCCTTCGGATGGTCTCGGAAATTGTCTCGGAGTGCTATTTGTCCGATCCGGATCAATATGCGGTCCTCTCCGGCCCCTCCTTTGCGAAGGAAGTCGTCAGGAACTCTCCAACGGCTGTGGTTGTGGCAAGCCGTTCCCAAGTTATGGCGAAAGAGACACAATCCTTATTCAATACAAACTATTTCAAGGTTTATACCAGGGCGGACGTAAAGGGGCTGGAAATCTGCGGTGCCCTGAAAAACGTCATCGCTCTCGCCGCTGGCATTTCCGATGGAATGGGGCTTGGAGCGAACTCAAGGGCGGCCTTGCTGACGAGAGGTCTTGCTGAAATGACACGATTGGGGGTGGCTCTTGGAGCGAATGCCACCACTTTTTCCGGTTTGGGAGGTGTTGGGGATCTTTATTTGACCGCAACGGGTGAGCAAAGTCGAAACCGGACGGTCGGTGTCCGCTTGGGACGGGGAGAGAAACTTGAGGATATCCTTCGGGACCTGGGGCAGGTCGCGGAAGGCGTGACCACCGCCCAGTCTGCCCACATGCTTGCATTGGGACATGGAGTTGACCTTCCGGTGACGCGGGCTGTTTATCGCCTTTTGTATGAAGAGGCCAGCCTCGTGGAAGTTTTGCGGGATGTGATGGATCGCCCGATGAAAGACGAGGAGGAGTTCTGA
- a CDS encoding Mrp/NBP35 family ATP-binding protein, producing MSTVSEELVWSALGRVIEPDFKKDLVTLKMIENLKIDGGNLSFTIVLTTPACPLKDEMKNACLASLASVPGITNTEISFTARTTGGSFTGKTPIPGVKNVIAVSSGKGGVGKSTTSVNLAIALSQMGAKVGIMDADVYGPNIPMMLGITDTPRQVDKKLFPPSGHGITVMSMAFMVPPGTPLIWRGPMLHGIIQQFCQDIAWGDLDYLVVDMPPGTGDAQLSLAQLVPLSGAIIVTTPQEVALSDSRRGLAMFQKVNVPILGIVENMSSFVCPHCHEETDIFSKGGGEKAAHELHVPFLGRIPIDLSIREGGDSGHPIAVAYPESPLTQSYRDIAGKLASAISISNAGAIPIQIGNFGG from the coding sequence ATGTCAACCGTTTCAGAAGAACTGGTATGGAGCGCATTGGGCCGAGTCATCGAGCCTGATTTCAAAAAAGATCTCGTGACCCTTAAGATGATCGAAAATTTAAAAATTGATGGTGGGAATCTTTCTTTTACAATCGTTTTGACAACTCCTGCCTGTCCCCTCAAGGACGAAATGAAAAATGCCTGCCTTGCCTCGCTGGCTTCGGTTCCCGGAATCACAAATACCGAAATCTCCTTTACCGCCAGAACAACGGGTGGAAGTTTCACCGGAAAGACACCGATCCCGGGAGTCAAGAATGTCATTGCCGTTTCCAGTGGCAAAGGCGGAGTTGGAAAATCAACGACTTCGGTTAATCTGGCCATTGCCCTTTCACAGATGGGTGCCAAGGTTGGGATCATGGATGCTGATGTTTACGGTCCCAACATTCCCATGATGCTGGGGATAACGGACACCCCGCGACAGGTCGACAAAAAACTTTTTCCCCCGTCTGGACATGGAATTACAGTCATGTCAATGGCATTCATGGTCCCGCCCGGAACCCCGCTGATCTGGAGAGGGCCGATGCTCCACGGGATTATCCAGCAGTTCTGCCAGGATATTGCATGGGGAGACCTTGACTATCTGGTGGTCGACATGCCTCCGGGAACAGGAGATGCCCAGCTCTCCCTGGCTCAGTTGGTTCCCTTGTCAGGAGCTATCATTGTCACAACTCCCCAGGAGGTCGCCCTTTCTGATTCAAGGAGAGGATTGGCAATGTTCCAGAAAGTCAATGTTCCTATTCTGGGAATCGTTGAAAATATGAGTTCTTTTGTCTGCCCACACTGCCATGAAGAAACCGACATCTTCTCAAAGGGCGGCGGGGAAAAGGCCGCTCACGAACTTCATGTTCCATTTTTGGGACGGATCCCGATCGATTTATCCATACGGGAAGGCGGAGACTCGGGCCATCCCATCGCAGTTGCCTATCCCGAAAGTCCATTGACACAGTCTTACCGGGACATCGCAGGAAAACTGGCCTCTGCGATTTCCATATCGAATGCAGGAGCCATCCCCATCCAGATCGGAAACTTTGGCGGATGA
- the wrbA gene encoding NAD(P)H:quinone oxidoreductase → MAKILVLFYSTWGHVQTLAEEVAFGAGERGESEVFVKRVPETMAEETLVRIGGLVNSPYDVASPGELSEYDAIIFGTPTRFGNMSSQMRTFLDQTGEIWSNGGLIGKIGSVFVSTASQHGGHETTIISFHTTLLHHGMLIAGVPYSCPELSGASEVTGGSPYGAGTIAGGDGARLPSARERAIARFQGQHVASLAVRLFG, encoded by the coding sequence ATGGCAAAAATTCTGGTTTTATTCTATAGCACATGGGGCCATGTCCAGACATTGGCGGAAGAGGTGGCTTTTGGCGCAGGGGAGAGGGGAGAAAGCGAGGTCTTTGTCAAAAGGGTTCCCGAAACAATGGCGGAGGAAACGCTTGTCAGAATCGGCGGTCTTGTAAACTCTCCTTATGATGTGGCATCCCCGGGAGAGCTTTCAGAATATGACGCCATTATTTTTGGAACTCCCACCCGATTCGGAAATATGTCATCCCAGATGAGGACGTTCCTGGACCAGACAGGTGAGATCTGGTCAAATGGGGGACTGATCGGAAAAATCGGAAGTGTTTTTGTCAGCACGGCAAGCCAGCATGGAGGCCATGAAACGACAATCATATCCTTTCACACAACACTATTGCATCATGGAATGCTGATTGCCGGCGTTCCGTACAGCTGTCCGGAACTTTCCGGCGCATCTGAAGTGACGGGAGGGTCTCCCTATGGTGCCGGAACAATCGCCGGTGGTGACGGGGCAAGGCTTCCAAGTGCGAGGGAAAGGGCTATCGCAAGATTCCAGGGCCAGCATGTCGCTTCTTTAGCGGTTCGACTTTTTGGATAG
- a CDS encoding DUF971 domain-containing protein: MKPVPKEVMPHGGNSVRILWQDEHESIYTNVYLRESCQCAECIHEWTGEKLIPPGKISPDVRPISVTSVGNYAVSIHFSDGHQTGVYSFDLLRKICPCSLCQAA; this comes from the coding sequence ATGAAACCTGTTCCCAAAGAGGTCATGCCCCATGGGGGAAATTCCGTAAGGATCCTGTGGCAAGATGAACATGAAAGTATCTACACGAATGTATATTTGAGGGAAAGTTGCCAGTGTGCGGAATGCATCCATGAATGGACGGGGGAGAAGCTGATTCCTCCGGGGAAGATTTCCCCTGACGTCAGGCCTATATCGGTGACCTCAGTTGGCAATTATGCTGTTTCCATCCATTTCAGCGATGGCCACCAGACCGGGGTCTATTCCTTTGACCTTCTCAGGAAAATCTGTCCATGCTCTCTTTGCCAGGCCGCCTGA
- a CDS encoding (deoxy)nucleoside triphosphate pyrophosphohydrolase, with product MEPPDPSSQETSGDEHPLKVSCGIILKNGKILCAKRLPGSWDDLWEFPGGKVETGESPSQAVIRELYEELNIRVEILLPMPTVLYRYPHLYLQLFPFICRIVENTPQIAVHEEIRWLNPDEIQDLPWLAPNWSILSDLKKLLEDKPDLLNG from the coding sequence TTGGAACCACCAGATCCCTCCTCTCAGGAAACCTCAGGAGATGAACACCCTCTGAAGGTTTCCTGCGGGATCATACTCAAGAACGGAAAAATCCTCTGTGCGAAAAGACTTCCAGGATCATGGGATGATCTCTGGGAATTTCCCGGTGGGAAGGTTGAAACAGGAGAATCCCCCTCTCAAGCCGTTATCAGGGAACTGTATGAGGAACTGAATATTCGTGTGGAGATCCTCCTCCCCATGCCAACAGTCCTCTATCGGTACCCCCATCTTTACCTGCAGCTCTTCCCGTTTATCTGCCGTATTGTTGAAAACACCCCACAAATTGCCGTTCACGAAGAAATCCGCTGGCTTAACCCGGACGAAATCCAGGATCTTCCCTGGCTTGCACCAAACTGGTCCATTCTCTCTGACCTCAAAAAACTCCTTGAAGATAAACCCGACCTTTTAAACGGTTAA
- the hflX gene encoding GTPase HflX, with product MWVTTELAGVMGEISFEIGRQVGVFISREGAVLDVIVGGPKELYIESLPPSRGGDHLLRGIRLVHTHLRTEPINQDDLNDLALLRLDAQIVLHIDESAPRIRRFSQALINPDKKGETPWLVNESVPFSAERLEVADTVLEIEEALSESKGSSRHQTSGQERAILVSASKESLLFQKDGMEELRELAESAGVQVLGEEIQKLRTVHPSTLLSADRLKVLIIHALQVGATIIIFEQNLTPAQVKNIAALTDLKIIDRTQLILDIFARRAHSSDGKLQVEVAQLKYLLPRLEQRSTALSRLTGGIGGRGPGETRLEEDRRRVRDRITSLTEKLSKLGDERRQRKERRQENGLPIVSLVGYTNVGKSTLLNQLTGSEVLTENKLFATLDPTSRRLRFPREREIILTDTVGFIRNLPADLKRAFLSTFDELKDAHLLIHVADGSHPSIEAQIKQVDSLLTEMEIGEKPKLLVINKADLLDDEKKESLSLLFPEAILISATHPDTLRGLLGQMEERLFFKRLSDPPDHVAMAPVP from the coding sequence ATGTGGGTGACGACGGAGTTGGCCGGGGTCATGGGAGAGATCAGTTTTGAAATCGGTAGGCAAGTCGGGGTTTTCATCTCCAGGGAAGGAGCCGTCCTCGATGTGATCGTGGGCGGTCCCAAGGAACTCTATATTGAATCCCTGCCCCCCTCCCGTGGAGGAGACCATCTTCTCCGGGGAATAAGGCTTGTCCATACGCACCTTCGTACGGAGCCCATCAACCAGGATGACCTGAACGATCTGGCGCTCCTGAGGCTCGATGCGCAAATCGTCCTCCATATCGATGAAAGTGCTCCAAGGATCCGGCGATTCTCCCAGGCATTGATCAACCCTGACAAAAAGGGCGAGACACCATGGCTGGTCAACGAATCCGTTCCTTTTTCCGCTGAACGGCTCGAAGTTGCGGATACGGTCCTTGAGATCGAAGAAGCCCTTTCCGAATCCAAGGGAAGCTCTCGCCACCAGACATCCGGGCAGGAACGGGCGATCCTCGTCTCCGCATCAAAAGAGAGTCTCCTCTTCCAGAAAGATGGCATGGAGGAGTTAAGGGAACTGGCAGAAAGTGCGGGCGTTCAGGTTCTCGGGGAAGAGATCCAGAAACTCAGAACCGTCCATCCAAGCACCCTTTTGAGCGCGGACAGGCTGAAAGTCCTGATTATTCACGCCCTTCAGGTGGGCGCGACGATCATCATCTTCGAACAGAACCTGACACCTGCCCAGGTCAAGAATATCGCCGCCCTGACGGACCTCAAGATCATCGACCGGACACAGCTCATTCTGGATATTTTTGCGAGAAGGGCCCATTCAAGCGACGGAAAGCTCCAGGTGGAAGTGGCCCAGCTCAAATATCTTCTTCCCCGGCTTGAGCAACGATCGACAGCGTTGTCAAGGCTGACCGGGGGTATTGGCGGAAGAGGTCCGGGAGAGACCAGACTTGAAGAAGACAGACGTCGTGTCCGGGACAGGATTACCTCACTTACGGAAAAGCTCTCGAAACTTGGGGACGAGAGACGACAAAGGAAAGAACGCCGACAGGAAAACGGACTTCCGATCGTCTCGCTCGTCGGGTACACGAATGTCGGGAAATCCACACTTTTAAATCAGCTGACAGGGTCGGAAGTTCTCACGGAAAACAAGCTCTTTGCCACCCTTGACCCGACATCCAGACGGCTAAGGTTCCCCCGTGAAAGGGAAATCATCCTGACCGACACGGTGGGCTTTATCCGGAATCTTCCCGCGGACCTGAAAAGAGCCTTTCTCTCCACCTTTGACGAATTAAAGGATGCCCATCTGCTGATCCACGTTGCGGATGGCTCCCATCCCAGCATCGAAGCCCAGATCAAACAAGTGGATTCCCTGTTGACGGAGATGGAGATAGGGGAAAAGCCAAAGCTTCTTGTCATCAATAAGGCCGACCTTCTCGACGATGAAAAAAAAGAATCCCTTTCCCTCCTCTTCCCTGAAGCGATCCTCATCTCTGCAACCCATCCGGATACTCTGAGGGGATTGCTTGGACAGATGGAAGAGAGACTGTTTTTCAAACGGCTCTCCGACCCTCCGGATCATGTCGCAATGGCTCCGGTTCCATGA
- the truA gene encoding tRNA pseudouridine(38-40) synthase TruA encodes MAFITSYDGREFHGWQRQGSDQSIQGTIEEALHKLTGMPLNITGSGRTDAGVSAHGQVFHLDIPIRGNRPWTPESLLKGVNHFLPQRIRILSATHTAQTFHARHDVERKIYRYRLRIVPQKQVRSPLDNPFTGVFFAPVDLSLLKSSSLLFLGNHDFTHFTVKKSLPPKTQRTIDHIFWERDGADYQVWITGKGFLHMMIRFIIGTIVEVANGKRTLEELEKLLQSDSPVPVKCLRPAPPEGLSLIRVLYGKNDPFA; translated from the coding sequence ATGGCTTTCATCACTTCCTATGACGGTCGGGAATTTCATGGATGGCAACGGCAAGGCTCAGATCAATCCATTCAGGGGACCATTGAAGAAGCTCTGCACAAACTGACCGGAATGCCGCTCAACATCACAGGTTCCGGAAGAACAGATGCCGGTGTCAGCGCTCATGGGCAGGTGTTTCATCTTGATATTCCAATCAGGGGAAACAGGCCATGGACGCCTGAATCACTCTTGAAAGGAGTGAATCACTTTCTTCCTCAGCGGATCCGAATCCTGTCCGCCACACACACAGCCCAAACCTTCCATGCAAGACACGATGTCGAGCGCAAAATCTACCGCTACAGGCTCAGGATTGTTCCCCAGAAACAAGTCCGCTCTCCTCTGGACAATCCTTTTACCGGAGTTTTTTTTGCTCCTGTGGATTTATCACTTCTCAAAAGCTCCTCCTTGCTCTTTCTGGGAAACCATGACTTCACCCATTTCACCGTCAAAAAATCTCTCCCTCCAAAAACGCAAAGAACCATAGATCATATCTTCTGGGAACGGGATGGTGCTGACTATCAGGTCTGGATTACGGGGAAAGGGTTCCTGCACATGATGATCCGTTTTATCATCGGAACGATCGTTGAAGTAGCCAACGGGAAAAGAACACTAGAAGAACTCGAAAAACTTCTTCAGTCTGACTCGCCGGTCCCGGTCAAATGCCTTCGTCCCGCCCCGCCGGAAGGGCTTTCCCTCATCCGGGTGCTTTATGGAAAGAACGATCCATTCGCCTGA
- a CDS encoding oxygen-binding di-iron domain-containing protein, with protein sequence MAFETLYQSANHKFLWLGKDESGLEEGVQSNQYLIIDGGKGLLIDPGGFGVFARVLVNISQILDPADIKDIFLCHQDPDVGGGLASWFEMTPAVVHVSELWIRFLIHFGVNDITRFKGIADRGGSLTLSSGRTVEFIPAHFLHSPGNFHLFDHESGILFTGDIGAAVYPKGKTPLFVENFAEHVTYMEGFHARYIGTNKAIAIWLQKVRKLPIKMVAPQHGSIFKEEMVGKFFDWISGIRCGFDVMDL encoded by the coding sequence ATGGCCTTTGAAACTCTTTACCAATCGGCAAATCACAAGTTTCTGTGGCTTGGAAAGGATGAATCGGGTCTGGAAGAAGGAGTGCAATCCAATCAGTACCTGATTATTGATGGCGGGAAAGGTCTTTTAATCGATCCGGGCGGGTTTGGCGTTTTTGCCCGGGTTCTGGTGAATATCTCACAGATTCTGGATCCGGCAGACATCAAGGATATTTTTCTTTGCCATCAGGATCCCGATGTGGGAGGGGGTCTGGCATCATGGTTTGAGATGACCCCGGCCGTCGTTCATGTCTCTGAGCTGTGGATTCGATTCCTGATTCATTTTGGAGTCAACGACATCACCCGCTTCAAGGGAATTGCCGATAGAGGAGGATCACTCACCCTCTCCTCCGGACGAACGGTGGAATTCATCCCCGCTCACTTTCTTCACTCCCCCGGAAATTTTCACCTTTTTGACCATGAATCAGGAATTCTCTTCACGGGAGATATTGGAGCCGCTGTCTATCCAAAAGGGAAAACGCCATTATTTGTGGAAAATTTCGCAGAGCATGTCACCTATATGGAAGGCTTTCACGCCCGATATATCGGGACAAACAAGGCCATCGCCATCTGGCTTCAAAAAGTCCGGAAGCTCCCGATCAAGATGGTTGCGCCCCAACACGGTTCCATTTTCAAGGAAGAAATGGTCGGAAAATTTTTTGACTGGATCTCTGGAATCCGATGCGGTTTTGACGTAATGGACCTCTGA
- a CDS encoding YkgJ family cysteine cluster protein, whose protein sequence is MTEDLLAIPHAFCQECRLCCRFIEPDRQTPFSSRPGLRPILPDVFRGKTDPDLTLVRIDEFDLWQCSLLDPSSWNCSSWPNHPLDCKIYPLVLILHEGSPWLGIDTNCPFSLHISREILQQKAAAIKSTDWARIPAPAKSALIVHLEKEGVDGVVPILSLED, encoded by the coding sequence ATGACAGAAGACCTTCTCGCCATCCCCCATGCCTTCTGTCAGGAATGTCGACTATGTTGCCGATTTATTGAGCCGGACCGGCAGACACCATTTTCTTCCCGTCCAGGACTTCGGCCCATCCTTCCGGACGTCTTCCGGGGAAAAACAGATCCCGACTTGACTCTTGTCCGGATTGATGAGTTCGATCTCTGGCAATGCTCGCTTCTTGATCCATCATCATGGAACTGCAGCAGTTGGCCAAACCACCCGCTTGACTGCAAGATCTATCCTCTTGTCCTGATCCTTCATGAGGGATCACCTTGGCTGGGAATCGACACAAACTGCCCATTTTCCCTTCATATTTCAAGAGAGATCCTCCAACAGAAAGCCGCTGCCATCAAGAGCACCGATTGGGCAAGGATCCCCGCACCAGCCAAGTCCGCCCTGATCGTCCATCTGGAAAAAGAGGGCGTCGACGGTGTTGTCCCCATCCTGTCTCTTGAAGACTAG
- the serS gene encoding serine--tRNA ligase — MLDKKRILHEEETIRKALASRGQDFDFSPIKDLDREISQLKQTWEALREKRNRLAQDIGIRKRNGQPTEDLMDESRTVNELISKDEGLLASLENRLDEMLWVIPNIPREDVPKGASEADNVTIRTVGTPKSFSFEPKPHWELGAELGIMDVEHTSLVSGSRFSTLTGAGARLERALANYMLDLHTLPENNPGGVYIEHSVPFLVRKEALMGTGQLPKFQEELFSCPEDELYLIPTAEVPLTNLYRETILDSSELPIRMVAQTACFRREAGAAGRDSRGLIRQHQFQKVELVWITNPETSATDHERLTADAERVLSGLGLPYRVIALCTGDLGFSSAKTYDLEVWMPSQKTYREISSCSNFEEFQARRAQIRFRDPKTKKTRFVHTLNGSGLAIGRAVAAILENGQQLDGTVRIPEVLVPYMGGITEISSRKKGLK; from the coding sequence ATGCTCGATAAAAAACGCATCCTACACGAAGAGGAAACCATTCGGAAAGCCCTTGCATCGAGAGGCCAGGATTTCGACTTTTCCCCCATCAAGGACCTCGACCGTGAAATCAGCCAGCTGAAACAGACATGGGAAGCCCTTCGGGAAAAACGCAATCGTCTCGCGCAGGACATTGGAATCAGGAAACGCAATGGTCAGCCGACGGAAGATCTCATGGACGAATCCCGAACCGTTAACGAGCTCATTTCCAAAGACGAGGGGCTTCTTGCATCTCTTGAGAACAGACTCGACGAAATGCTTTGGGTGATTCCGAATATTCCCAGAGAGGATGTCCCCAAGGGAGCATCCGAAGCGGACAATGTCACCATCCGAACCGTTGGCACACCAAAATCCTTTTCCTTTGAACCCAAACCGCACTGGGAGCTCGGTGCCGAATTAGGGATTATGGATGTTGAGCATACATCTCTTGTCAGCGGAAGCCGTTTCTCGACCCTCACCGGAGCTGGCGCCCGACTTGAGCGTGCCCTGGCAAACTACATGCTGGACCTGCATACCCTTCCCGAGAACAATCCGGGAGGTGTCTATATCGAACACTCCGTTCCTTTTCTGGTCCGGAAAGAGGCTCTCATGGGAACAGGCCAGCTCCCAAAGTTCCAAGAGGAACTTTTTAGCTGCCCCGAAGACGAGCTCTACCTGATCCCTACAGCTGAAGTCCCCCTAACCAACCTGTACAGGGAGACGATACTGGACTCATCCGAGCTTCCGATCCGGATGGTCGCACAGACGGCCTGTTTCAGAAGGGAAGCCGGAGCGGCAGGAAGAGACTCAAGGGGGCTCATCCGCCAGCACCAGTTTCAAAAGGTCGAACTGGTCTGGATTACGAACCCGGAAACATCCGCAACCGATCACGAAAGATTGACCGCCGACGCCGAAAGGGTTCTTTCAGGGCTCGGACTCCCCTACAGGGTCATTGCCCTGTGCACGGGAGACCTTGGATTTTCTTCCGCAAAGACCTACGACCTTGAGGTCTGGATGCCCTCACAGAAAACCTATCGGGAAATCTCCTCCTGCTCAAACTTTGAGGAGTTTCAAGCCCGCCGGGCCCAGATCCGGTTCCGGGATCCCAAAACAAAAAAAACCCGTTTCGTTCATACTCTCAATGGATCCGGTCTGGCAATTGGAAGGGCGGTTGCCGCAATTCTTGAAAATGGCCAGCAGCTCGACGGAACCGTTCGGATTCCGGAAGTCCTTGTGCCCTATATGGGAGGGATCACAGAGATCTCCTCCCGGAAGAAAGGTCTAAAATGA
- a CDS encoding tetratricopeptide repeat protein, which translates to MVRNALPPCRLLLFILALLWGFPDLLLASPVTEDFKDTHDCKGSLKEVDLSLSRLSPDFPIHKARLLILKARLDRDRKTPKSHKEGLLALKEARVIADTLKKDHSKDPEIWDLLGQIDLIHTQYQGFPGGMRYASRSRKEITRALALSPTNSLAHFTRGMEDYFKPWFVGGSKKKALEHFQKALAGSPTNPRYISWVGLALLANHHPRQGRIMIDRAASMCPGNPIYRQRAITEKPRG; encoded by the coding sequence ATGGTCCGCAACGCCTTGCCCCCCTGCAGACTTCTTCTGTTCATCCTGGCTCTTTTGTGGGGTTTTCCTGACTTGCTCCTTGCCTCTCCGGTGACTGAAGACTTTAAAGACACCCACGACTGCAAAGGAAGCCTAAAGGAGGTTGACCTGTCCCTTTCCCGGCTCTCTCCCGATTTTCCCATCCACAAGGCAAGGCTCCTGATTCTGAAAGCCCGTCTGGACAGGGATCGTAAAACTCCAAAAAGCCACAAGGAGGGGCTTCTCGCATTGAAAGAAGCCCGGGTAATCGCCGATACTCTCAAGAAAGACCATTCGAAGGACCCTGAGATATGGGACCTTTTGGGACAGATCGATCTCATTCACACCCAGTATCAGGGATTTCCAGGGGGAATGCGCTATGCTTCAAGATCCCGAAAGGAAATCACCAGAGCTCTGGCGCTCTCTCCGACGAACTCCCTCGCCCATTTCACTCGCGGAATGGAAGACTATTTTAAACCCTGGTTTGTCGGAGGATCCAAAAAAAAAGCGCTGGAGCATTTCCAGAAGGCCCTGGCAGGATCTCCCACAAACCCCCGTTACATCTCATGGGTTGGTCTCGCCCTTTTGGCCAACCATCACCCCCGCCAGGGAAGAATCATGATTGACCGCGCAGCCTCCATGTGTCCGGGCAACCCCATTTATCGCCAACGGGCCATTACCGAAAAGCCCCGCGGTTGA